Proteins from one Apis cerana isolate GH-2021 linkage group LG11, AcerK_1.0, whole genome shotgun sequence genomic window:
- the LOC107997697 gene encoding nuclear hormone receptor E75 isoform X4 yields the protein MTVQEFKPRGSSAEEQQPSGDILSPSSEPLDNDKEQSAQVCYRGAPQDSENLLGRVLAEFDGTTVLCRVCGDKASGFHYGVHSCEGCKGFFRRSIQQKIQYRPCTKNQQCSILRINRNRCQYCRLKKCIAVGMSRDAVRFGRVPKREKARILAAMQQSSHSRSQEKAVAAELEDEQRLLATVVQAHLDTCDFTRDKVTPILVRARETPNYTACPPTLACPLNPNPQPLTGQQELLQDFSKRFSPAIRGVVEFAKRIPGFSLLAQDDQVTLLKAGVFEVLLVRLACMFDAQTNSMICLNGQVLKRESIHNSSNARFLMDSMFDFAERVNSLRLSDAELGLFCSVVVIAADRPGLRNTELVERMHNKLRNALQTVLAQNHPQHPDILRELLKKIPDLRTLNTLHSEKLLAFKMTEQQQQMQAQQQHQQQQQQTQHVINAQQPQQQQQQQQQQQQQQQHWPMEEEPAASWGSASDVTLDEAVKSPLGSVSSTESTCSGEVASLTEYHHVAPPSGHHASSAPLLAATLAGGLCPHRRRANSGSTSSGDDELHRASLSKTPQPPQCPRFRKLDSPSDSGIESGTEKPDKPASSSASSAPTSVCSSPRSEDKEVEDMPVLKRVLQAPPLYDTNSLMDEAYKPHKKFRALRQKDSAEAEPAVIVQHTQSQLHLHLTSPPARSPSNQAQASQCPQTASLLSSTHSTLARSLMEGPRMTAEQLKRTDIIHNYIMRGEASPRSPNASPSPAEQCASTTTITARSPQGSQGLLQCATSNYSTTRWPATSVITTTTGARQQQQQQQQQQQQQQQQQSSSDYLMVGNSPASSPRYLSAAATSSTSTSPRPASSTAATLVLSGCPSNMMELQVDIADSQQPLNLSKKSPSPSPRPLVGPCKALSLEA from the exons GGATTCTTCCGGCGCAGCATTCAACAGAAGATTCAGTATCGGCCCTGCACCAAGAATCAACAGTGCAGCATCCTGCGTATCAACAGGAACCGCTGCCAATATTGCCGTCTCAAGAAGTGCATCGCTGTCGGAATGAGTCGTGATG CGGTACGATTCGGCCGTGTGCCCAAACGTGAGAAGGCCAGGATTCTGGCTGCTATGCAGCAAAGCTCCCACAGCCGATCTCAAGAGAAGGCAGTAGCGGCCGAGCTGGAGGACGAGCAACGGCTTCTGGCCACCGTTGTGCAAGCCCATCTCGACACATGCGACTTCACCAGGGACAAGGTGACACCGATTCTGGTCAGAGCTCGGGAAACGCCTAACTATACCGCCTGTCCGCCAACCTTG GCATGCCCCCTGAACCCTAACCCCCAGCCGTTGACTGGCCAGCAAGAGTTGCTGCAAGATTTCTCGAAGAGGTTCTCGCCCGCGATCCGTGGAGTGGTAGAATTCGCGAAACGCATCCCCGGATTCAGCCTGCTGGCGCAGGACGATCAGGTGACGCTGCTCAAGGCGGGCGTTTTCGAGGTGTTGCTTGTCCGGCTTGCTTGCATGTTCGACGCCCAGACGAACAGTATGATCTGCCTGAACGGGCAGGTGTTGAAACGGGAATCCATCCATAACAGCAGCAATGCTCGTTTCCTCATGGACTCGATGTTCGACTTCGCCGAGAGGGTGAACTCGTTGCGGTTGTCGGACGCCGAGCTCGGCCTCTTCTGTTCCGTTGTCGTGATCGCCGCCGATAGGCCGGGATTGCGCAACACCGAGCTGGTCGAGCGCATGCACAACAAGTTGCGGAACGCCCTCCAGACAGTTCTCGCGCAGAACCACCCCCAGCATCCGGACATCCTGAGGGAGCTGCTGAAAAAGATCCCCGACCTGAGAACCCTCAACACCCTCCACTCGGAGAAACTGTTGGCGTTCAAGATGACCGAGCAACAGCAACAGATGCAGGCCCAACAGCAACaccagcaacagcagcagcaaaCGCAGCACGTGATCAATGCTCAACAAccgcagcagcaacaacaacagcaacaacagcagcagcagcagcagcagcactGGCCTATGGAGGAGGAGCCGGCGGCGTCCTGGGGCTCAGCCTCGGACGTTACCCTGGACGAGGCTGTGAAGAGTCCTCTGGGCAGCGTGTCGAGTACCGAGAGCACCTGCAGCGGGGAAGTCGCCTCCCTGACGGAGTATCACCACGTGGCCCCGCCCAGCGGGCACCACGCGTCCAGCGCGCCCCTTCTGGCCGCCACCCTGGCGGGCGGCCTCTGCCCCCATCGCCGACGGGCCAATTCGGGCAGCACGAGCTCAGGGGACGACGAATTGCACCGTGCCTCCCTCTCGAAAACGCCCCAACCACCTCAATGCCCCCGATTCCGCAAGCTCGACTCGCCGAGCGACAGCGGGATCGAGTCGGGCACCGAGAAACCGGACAAGCCGGCGAGCAGCAGCGCGAGCAGCGCACCGACCTCGGTCTGCTCCAGCCCCCGCTCCGAGGACAAGGAGGTGGAGGACATGCCGGTGCTGAAACGGGTGCTTCAAGCGCCGCCCTTGTACGACACCAACTCCCTGATGGACGAGGCGTACAAGCCCCACAAGAAGTTCCGCGCCCTCCGCCAGAAGGACAGCGCGGAGGCCGAGCCGGCCGTGATCGTGCAGCACACGCAGTCCCAGCTCCATCTCCATTTAACCTCGCCGCCGGCTCGAAGCCCGTCGAACCAGGCGCAGGCGAGCCAATGCCCCCAGACGGCGAGCCTGTTGAGCAGCACCCACTCGACCCTCGCGAGAAGCCTGATGGAGGGGCCACGGATGACGGCCGAGCAGTTGAAACGCACCGATATCATTCACAATTACATAATGCGGGGCGAGGCGAGCCCGAGGTCGCCGAACGCGTCGCCCTCGCCCGCGGAGCAATGCGcgtccaccaccaccatcaccgcGCGATCACCCCAAGGATCTCAAGGACTGCTGCAGTGCGCGACCAGCAACTACTCGACGACCAGGTGGCCGGCCACGTCCGTCATCACGACGACGACGGGCGCCcggcagcagcagcagcagcagcagcaacagcagcagcagcagcagcagcaacagtcTTCCTCGGACTACCTCATGGTCGGCAACTCGCCGGCCTCGTCGCCAAGGTACCTGTCCGCGGCGGCGACGAGTAGTACGAGCACGAGTCCACGGCCCGCCTCGAGTACGGCGGCGACGCTCGTGTTGTCCGGCTGCCCTAGCAACATGATGGAGCTACAGGTGGACATAGCGGACAGTCAACAGCCGTTGAACCTGTCGAAGAAGTCGCCGTCCCCGTCGCCCAGGCCGTTGGTAGGCCCGTGCAAGGCGTTGTCCCTCGAGGCGTAG
- the LOC107997697 gene encoding ecdysone-inducible protein E75 isoform X5, with translation MGDELPILKGILNGVVNYHNAPVRFGRVPKREKARILAAMQQSSHSRSQEKAVAAELEDEQRLLATVVQAHLDTCDFTRDKVTPILVRARETPNYTACPPTLACPLNPNPQPLTGQQELLQDFSKRFSPAIRGVVEFAKRIPGFSLLAQDDQVTLLKAGVFEVLLVRLACMFDAQTNSMICLNGQVLKRESIHNSSNARFLMDSMFDFAERVNSLRLSDAELGLFCSVVVIAADRPGLRNTELVERMHNKLRNALQTVLAQNHPQHPDILRELLKKIPDLRTLNTLHSEKLLAFKMTEQQQQMQAQQQHQQQQQQTQHVINAQQPQQQQQQQQQQQQQQQHWPMEEEPAASWGSASDVTLDEAVKSPLGSVSSTESTCSGEVASLTEYHHVAPPSGHHASSAPLLAATLAGGLCPHRRRANSGSTSSGDDELHRASLSKTPQPPQCPRFRKLDSPSDSGIESGTEKPDKPASSSASSAPTSVCSSPRSEDKEVEDMPVLKRVLQAPPLYDTNSLMDEAYKPHKKFRALRQKDSAEAEPAVIVQHTQSQLHLHLTSPPARSPSNQAQASQCPQTASLLSSTHSTLARSLMEGPRMTAEQLKRTDIIHNYIMRGEASPRSPNASPSPAEQCASTTTITARSPQGSQGLLQCATSNYSTTRWPATSVITTTTGARQQQQQQQQQQQQQQQQQSSSDYLMVGNSPASSPRYLSAAATSSTSTSPRPASSTAATLVLSGCPSNMMELQVDIADSQQPLNLSKKSPSPSPRPLVGPCKALSLEA, from the exons ATGGGAGACGAGTTACCCATACTGAAAGGAATCCTGAACGGAGTTGTCAACTATCATAATGCAC CGGTACGATTCGGCCGTGTGCCCAAACGTGAGAAGGCCAGGATTCTGGCTGCTATGCAGCAAAGCTCCCACAGCCGATCTCAAGAGAAGGCAGTAGCGGCCGAGCTGGAGGACGAGCAACGGCTTCTGGCCACCGTTGTGCAAGCCCATCTCGACACATGCGACTTCACCAGGGACAAGGTGACACCGATTCTGGTCAGAGCTCGGGAAACGCCTAACTATACCGCCTGTCCGCCAACCTTG GCATGCCCCCTGAACCCTAACCCCCAGCCGTTGACTGGCCAGCAAGAGTTGCTGCAAGATTTCTCGAAGAGGTTCTCGCCCGCGATCCGTGGAGTGGTAGAATTCGCGAAACGCATCCCCGGATTCAGCCTGCTGGCGCAGGACGATCAGGTGACGCTGCTCAAGGCGGGCGTTTTCGAGGTGTTGCTTGTCCGGCTTGCTTGCATGTTCGACGCCCAGACGAACAGTATGATCTGCCTGAACGGGCAGGTGTTGAAACGGGAATCCATCCATAACAGCAGCAATGCTCGTTTCCTCATGGACTCGATGTTCGACTTCGCCGAGAGGGTGAACTCGTTGCGGTTGTCGGACGCCGAGCTCGGCCTCTTCTGTTCCGTTGTCGTGATCGCCGCCGATAGGCCGGGATTGCGCAACACCGAGCTGGTCGAGCGCATGCACAACAAGTTGCGGAACGCCCTCCAGACAGTTCTCGCGCAGAACCACCCCCAGCATCCGGACATCCTGAGGGAGCTGCTGAAAAAGATCCCCGACCTGAGAACCCTCAACACCCTCCACTCGGAGAAACTGTTGGCGTTCAAGATGACCGAGCAACAGCAACAGATGCAGGCCCAACAGCAACaccagcaacagcagcagcaaaCGCAGCACGTGATCAATGCTCAACAAccgcagcagcaacaacaacagcaacaacagcagcagcagcagcagcagcactGGCCTATGGAGGAGGAGCCGGCGGCGTCCTGGGGCTCAGCCTCGGACGTTACCCTGGACGAGGCTGTGAAGAGTCCTCTGGGCAGCGTGTCGAGTACCGAGAGCACCTGCAGCGGGGAAGTCGCCTCCCTGACGGAGTATCACCACGTGGCCCCGCCCAGCGGGCACCACGCGTCCAGCGCGCCCCTTCTGGCCGCCACCCTGGCGGGCGGCCTCTGCCCCCATCGCCGACGGGCCAATTCGGGCAGCACGAGCTCAGGGGACGACGAATTGCACCGTGCCTCCCTCTCGAAAACGCCCCAACCACCTCAATGCCCCCGATTCCGCAAGCTCGACTCGCCGAGCGACAGCGGGATCGAGTCGGGCACCGAGAAACCGGACAAGCCGGCGAGCAGCAGCGCGAGCAGCGCACCGACCTCGGTCTGCTCCAGCCCCCGCTCCGAGGACAAGGAGGTGGAGGACATGCCGGTGCTGAAACGGGTGCTTCAAGCGCCGCCCTTGTACGACACCAACTCCCTGATGGACGAGGCGTACAAGCCCCACAAGAAGTTCCGCGCCCTCCGCCAGAAGGACAGCGCGGAGGCCGAGCCGGCCGTGATCGTGCAGCACACGCAGTCCCAGCTCCATCTCCATTTAACCTCGCCGCCGGCTCGAAGCCCGTCGAACCAGGCGCAGGCGAGCCAATGCCCCCAGACGGCGAGCCTGTTGAGCAGCACCCACTCGACCCTCGCGAGAAGCCTGATGGAGGGGCCACGGATGACGGCCGAGCAGTTGAAACGCACCGATATCATTCACAATTACATAATGCGGGGCGAGGCGAGCCCGAGGTCGCCGAACGCGTCGCCCTCGCCCGCGGAGCAATGCGcgtccaccaccaccatcaccgcGCGATCACCCCAAGGATCTCAAGGACTGCTGCAGTGCGCGACCAGCAACTACTCGACGACCAGGTGGCCGGCCACGTCCGTCATCACGACGACGACGGGCGCCcggcagcagcagcagcagcagcagcaacagcagcagcagcagcagcagcaacagtcTTCCTCGGACTACCTCATGGTCGGCAACTCGCCGGCCTCGTCGCCAAGGTACCTGTCCGCGGCGGCGACGAGTAGTACGAGCACGAGTCCACGGCCCGCCTCGAGTACGGCGGCGACGCTCGTGTTGTCCGGCTGCCCTAGCAACATGATGGAGCTACAGGTGGACATAGCGGACAGTCAACAGCCGTTGAACCTGTCGAAGAAGTCGCCGTCCCCGTCGCCCAGGCCGTTGGTAGGCCCGTGCAAGGCGTTGTCCCTCGAGGCGTAG